In Candidatus Neomarinimicrobiota bacterium, the following are encoded in one genomic region:
- a CDS encoding methyltransferase domain-containing protein: MRTSHSNSDNSPAESHHDRIWDDETAEWYDEVYGDHFSTTLAVDLVSFNKTDVVLDIGCGSGSSCRSVANEVTEGRVIGIDPTPGMVRIAREKSTDAPNVAIIEFMDGKAERIPMDDRSVTVAMAVNSFHHWDDVDEGLAEVLRVLKKNGRFFIADEKLENDLTHGEGPISDPTNIEKLLLDAGFVDVAISDHRHDDEEMYLFSSIKK, encoded by the coding sequence ATCAGAACTTCGCACTCAAATTCAGATAACTCTCCAGCAGAATCTCATCACGATAGAATATGGGATGATGAGACGGCTGAATGGTACGATGAAGTATACGGAGACCATTTCTCCACAACACTGGCCGTAGATCTGGTTTCCTTTAATAAAACAGATGTGGTATTGGATATCGGCTGTGGTAGCGGATCATCATGCAGGTCGGTGGCCAATGAAGTTACAGAAGGTCGAGTCATAGGAATAGACCCAACCCCCGGTATGGTGAGGATAGCAAGAGAAAAAAGCACTGATGCCCCAAATGTGGCAATCATTGAGTTTATGGATGGCAAAGCCGAAAGAATTCCTATGGATGACAGATCGGTGACAGTTGCCATGGCTGTCAATTCATTCCATCACTGGGATGATGTAGACGAAGGACTGGCGGAGGTGTTGCGTGTTCTGAAAAAGAACGGGCGATTTTTCATCGCAGACGAAAAACTGGAAAACGACCTTACCCACGGTGAGGGACCCATTTCAGATCCAACAAACATTGAAAAACTTCTTTTGGACGCAGGTTTTGTTGACGTCGCTATCAGCGACCACCGCCATGACGATGAAGAGATGTATTTATTCTCATCGATAAAAAAGTGA
- a CDS encoding serine hydrolase encodes MKRFILVCVVFLFTINLAESKKTVDHPRVSEAVKLVEIWLDAQRDYEGMPGISAAIVHDQNLIWSDGFGYSNPDKKSKTDSKTIYSICSISKLFTSIAIMQLRDQGKLRLNDPVSKHLPWFDIKNLYADKGESTIQSLLTHSSGLPRESDFPYWSPPDFPFPSSKSIKNKISSQKTLYPADTYFQYSNLGLTLAGEIVAEVSGTNFDTYVEKNIIQPLGLKDTRTVMPKKLYGKQLAVGHSARNRDGERPQVELFHAEGIGPAAGFSSTVDDLAKFASWQFRLLENGGKEILSSNTLREMHRVHFLDEDWQPAWGLGFSVWRDGEKKFLGHGGSCPGYRSQLLIQPNSQIATIFMTNASGVNSRRFAQQLYNIISLALKEASSDGNAKTLKPEFTKYIGHYSEAPWGGETAVITWEGELATVSLPTNDPVGAITKLKHIEGDTFRRIRENDEMGEEIIFETNSSGKVIRMWQHQNFALKFR; translated from the coding sequence ATGAAAAGATTCATATTGGTCTGTGTTGTTTTTTTATTCACGATTAATCTTGCCGAATCAAAGAAAACTGTCGATCATCCTCGTGTTTCTGAAGCGGTAAAGTTGGTGGAGATATGGCTCGATGCCCAAAGGGATTATGAGGGGATGCCGGGCATCTCCGCGGCCATCGTTCACGATCAAAACCTGATTTGGAGCGACGGATTCGGTTATTCCAATCCCGACAAAAAATCAAAGACAGATTCAAAAACTATTTATAGCATTTGCTCTATCTCAAAACTCTTTACCAGTATCGCTATTATGCAACTTAGGGATCAAGGAAAACTGCGTCTCAATGACCCTGTTTCAAAACATCTGCCTTGGTTTGATATTAAGAATTTGTACGCAGACAAGGGCGAATCAACTATTCAAAGTTTACTTACTCATTCCTCGGGATTACCTAGAGAATCAGATTTTCCCTACTGGTCTCCTCCTGACTTTCCCTTCCCTTCAAGTAAATCAATCAAAAACAAGATTTCTTCTCAAAAAACTCTTTACCCGGCTGATACCTATTTTCAGTATTCCAACCTGGGACTGACTTTGGCGGGTGAAATCGTTGCAGAGGTTTCAGGCACAAATTTTGACACTTATGTTGAAAAAAACATTATCCAACCTCTCGGTCTAAAAGATACCAGAACGGTGATGCCCAAAAAACTCTATGGCAAGCAACTGGCTGTAGGCCATTCCGCCCGGAACAGGGATGGAGAACGTCCTCAGGTTGAATTGTTCCACGCTGAAGGCATAGGTCCAGCGGCGGGATTCAGTTCTACCGTTGATGATCTTGCAAAGTTTGCCTCATGGCAATTCCGGCTCCTTGAAAATGGTGGTAAGGAGATTTTAAGCTCCAATACACTTCGTGAAATGCACCGTGTTCATTTTCTTGATGAAGACTGGCAGCCGGCTTGGGGGCTTGGTTTTTCAGTCTGGCGAGATGGAGAGAAAAAGTTTCTGGGGCACGGCGGGAGCTGCCCCGGCTATCGGTCTCAACTGCTGATTCAACCCAACAGTCAGATCGCCACGATCTTCATGACCAACGCCTCAGGGGTCAATTCACGGCGTTTCGCTCAGCAACTGTACAATATCATCTCCCTCGCCTTGAAAGAGGCAAGCTCCGATGGTAACGCCAAGACCTTGAAACCGGAATTCACTAAATACATTGGGCACTACAGTGAAGCACCGTGGGGCGGTGAGACGGCCGTAATCACCTGGGAAGGCGAACTGGCTACGGTTTCTCTGCCAACAAACGACCCCGTTGGTGCCATCACAAAACTAAAGCACATTGAAGGCGATACCTTCCGTCGCATCCGCGAAAATGATGAGATGGGGGAAGAAATTATTTTCGAGACCAATTCCTCTGGAAAAGTGATAAGGATGTGGCAACATCAGAACTTCGCACTCAAATTCAGATAA
- a CDS encoding amidohydrolase gives MKRLFWIFLTLFFITNVCASPKRYGDLAEGPYDKLVIQNIMVIPGHGGPPVGPYDIIIEQNMITEMTPFDPVTAERRGNTDRARGDRLIDGTGLYAMPGMTDLHMHLRKEPMEIEYVYYLKLAHGVTTLVPAADRGLEAGMSEAEKSKKNEILAPRLFPIWGWGRNVDMTQVEKDDPKNADKIVRRMITQGAHVVSLGGQAWSQELFAAACKAVWENGGITTVHLPPSSNAVVQAVDAARLGVTMIEHHYGYGESSLDRSVQDFPRDYNYNDENARFRHAGKVWVEADKERLLSEVADSLVAYGVTMLPTRVVYEANRDIVRSQSLPWHKKYTHQALINWNLPNPAYHGSYHYDWTSDDEYYWYYAFDLWGDLIYEFNKRGGRVAYGTDDNYIWATPGFSNVRELQLLRESGMHNLEVIKSATLNSSQTLRQEKLGLVRPGYIADLALVDGNPAYNLRFLYSFGALTIDENGSMIRTKGIVHTIKDGIVTNNARLMEEVAKMVKKSKRGIGPDAVTKPFVIE, from the coding sequence ATGAAACGACTCTTCTGGATTTTTTTGACCCTTTTTTTTATAACAAACGTTTGCGCTTCACCAAAGCGTTACGGGGATCTTGCTGAAGGGCCATACGACAAACTAGTGATCCAGAACATTATGGTGATACCAGGGCACGGTGGTCCACCGGTGGGGCCTTATGATATCATTATAGAACAGAACATGATCACTGAAATGACACCTTTTGATCCAGTTACTGCTGAACGCCGTGGCAATACTGACCGTGCCAGAGGTGATAGATTGATAGATGGAACCGGATTATATGCCATGCCAGGAATGACCGACCTCCACATGCATCTCCGGAAAGAACCCATGGAGATCGAATATGTCTATTACTTGAAATTGGCTCATGGTGTTACAACACTTGTACCCGCTGCGGATCGGGGACTTGAAGCCGGCATGTCTGAAGCGGAAAAAAGTAAGAAAAATGAAATCCTAGCTCCCCGTCTTTTTCCCATCTGGGGATGGGGAAGAAATGTCGATATGACACAAGTTGAGAAGGATGACCCAAAGAATGCCGACAAGATTGTCCGTAGAATGATTACCCAAGGGGCTCACGTGGTCAGCCTCGGTGGCCAAGCTTGGAGTCAAGAGTTATTCGCTGCAGCCTGTAAGGCGGTCTGGGAAAACGGCGGCATTACCACTGTTCATCTCCCTCCTTCCTCAAATGCTGTTGTTCAGGCAGTGGATGCTGCCCGGCTTGGGGTCACCATGATTGAACACCATTACGGTTATGGTGAATCCTCGCTGGACCGAAGCGTTCAAGACTTCCCCCGTGACTACAACTACAATGATGAAAATGCCAGATTCCGCCACGCTGGAAAAGTTTGGGTTGAAGCCGATAAAGAAAGGCTCCTTTCAGAAGTGGCAGACTCCCTTGTTGCATATGGCGTAACCATGCTCCCTACCCGTGTGGTATACGAAGCCAATCGGGACATTGTGCGGTCACAAAGCTTGCCATGGCATAAGAAGTATACCCACCAAGCCTTAATCAACTGGAACCTTCCCAATCCGGCTTATCATGGCTCTTATCACTATGACTGGACCTCCGATGATGAATATTACTGGTATTACGCCTTTGATCTGTGGGGAGACCTTATCTATGAATTCAACAAAAGAGGTGGTCGCGTAGCCTATGGTACTGATGATAACTATATCTGGGCCACACCGGGATTCTCAAACGTCCGAGAACTACAACTTCTCCGAGAATCGGGAATGCACAACCTTGAAGTGATAAAATCAGCCACTCTTAACAGTTCACAAACACTTCGACAAGAGAAACTGGGGCTTGTCAGACCAGGTTACATTGCAGATTTGGCGTTGGTGGATGGTAACCCCGCTTACAATCTTCGATTCCTATACAGTTTCGGTGCTCTAACAATAGATGAAAATGGCAGTATGATTCGCACCAAGGGAATTGTTCACACCATCAAGGATGGTATTGTAACTAACAATGCCAGACTAATGGAGGAGGTTGCGAAAATGGTGAAAAAATCGAAACGAGGGATTGGGCCGGACGCTGTGACTAAACCGTTTGTTATCGAATAA
- a CDS encoding protein with SnoaL 3 domain, NTF 2 superfamily, giving the protein MLLTITALQAQDQDREAVTSTLDALHLYAHEADGKKYFSLYTDDAVFMGTDATERWPIPEFKTYANARFNSGKGWTYTPTSRHIYFNENRDTAWFDETVVNAKYGECRGTGVLEKIGGVWKISHYNLTVPVPNDLLVAVVEMIKEQEKGK; this is encoded by the coding sequence ATGCTATTAACTATAACCGCTTTACAAGCCCAGGATCAGGACAGAGAGGCAGTGACCTCAACCCTGGATGCGCTCCATCTCTATGCTCATGAAGCTGACGGAAAGAAATACTTTTCTCTTTATACTGATGATGCAGTTTTCATGGGTACGGACGCCACAGAAAGGTGGCCTATTCCAGAATTTAAGACTTACGCAAACGCTCGATTTAACTCAGGCAAAGGGTGGACCTATACCCCCACCTCACGCCATATCTATTTTAACGAAAATAGAGATACGGCGTGGTTTGACGAAACGGTGGTAAACGCAAAATATGGGGAATGCAGGGGCACAGGTGTATTGGAGAAAATTGGGGGAGTGTGGAAAATCAGTCATTACAATCTAACCGTACCGGTTCCGAATGATCTTCTGGTAGCGGTAGTAGAAATGATCAAAGAACAGGAGAAGGGTAAATAA